The following are encoded in a window of Arthrobacter antioxidans genomic DNA:
- a CDS encoding MmcQ/YjbR family DNA-binding protein, whose translation MVSEDDVRSACLALPGTSERLSWSRPAWFARTLFARMWDDTVLTVKTEERDALLASQPGAFFVHPHHEQYESLVLVRLGRIDLEELTELVDESYRIANSTASRR comes from the coding sequence ATGGTCAGCGAAGACGATGTGCGTTCTGCCTGCCTTGCCCTGCCCGGGACCTCGGAGCGGCTGAGCTGGAGCCGGCCCGCCTGGTTCGCCCGGACCCTTTTCGCGCGCATGTGGGACGACACGGTCCTGACGGTCAAGACCGAGGAACGGGACGCGCTGCTGGCCTCCCAGCCGGGCGCCTTCTTCGTCCATCCGCACCATGAGCAGTACGAGTCGCTCGTGCTCGTGCGGCTCGGCCGCATCGACCTCGAGGAACTGACCGAGCTCGTCGACGAGTCCTACCGGATCGCCAACAGCACCGCCTCCAGGCGCTAG
- a CDS encoding acyl-CoA thioesterase, giving the protein MEPTPHPADPPSNSVTLRFLASPTDLGHSGSVDAGTVLEWVDKAAYAAAVGWAKTYCVTAYVGNIHFADPVLVGDLVEVEATIVHTGTSSMHIRTRVSSGSVTGDGGGKRSECLVIFVAVGPEGRPVPVPPFEPRTEAERLESDHAIARIEVRKEIVEEMRRQEYTDGSTAERTVLRFLAAPTDVNWGGKVHGGTVMDWIDEAAYVCSTRYCGRDTVAVFSGGVRFLKPLHIGDVVEVEARLVYTGTKGMHIAVHVRSGSPRSRDMELTTTCLTVMVARDDEGTALPVPPWVPRSEEDRRLHDHARNLLLIRSRAPGSVLPTHLRQQAG; this is encoded by the coding sequence ATGGAACCCACGCCCCATCCCGCCGACCCGCCGTCGAATTCGGTCACCCTCCGCTTTCTCGCCTCCCCCACCGACCTCGGGCACAGCGGCTCGGTGGACGCCGGCACCGTACTGGAGTGGGTGGACAAGGCCGCCTACGCCGCCGCCGTCGGGTGGGCGAAGACCTACTGCGTGACCGCCTATGTGGGGAACATCCACTTCGCCGACCCCGTGCTGGTCGGCGACCTCGTGGAGGTGGAGGCCACGATCGTCCACACCGGTACGTCCTCCATGCACATCCGCACGCGGGTCTCCTCCGGATCCGTGACCGGGGACGGCGGCGGGAAGCGCAGTGAGTGCCTCGTCATCTTCGTGGCGGTCGGGCCGGAGGGCAGGCCCGTCCCGGTGCCGCCCTTCGAACCGCGGACGGAGGCCGAGCGTCTGGAGAGCGACCACGCGATCGCGCGCATCGAGGTCCGCAAGGAGATCGTCGAAGAGATGCGCCGCCAGGAATATACCGACGGCAGCACGGCGGAGCGGACGGTCCTCCGGTTCCTCGCGGCGCCCACCGACGTCAACTGGGGCGGGAAGGTGCACGGCGGCACGGTGATGGACTGGATCGACGAGGCCGCCTACGTCTGCTCCACGCGGTACTGCGGGCGGGACACCGTGGCCGTGTTCTCCGGCGGTGTCCGGTTCCTGAAGCCCCTGCACATCGGCGACGTCGTCGAGGTGGAGGCGCGGCTCGTCTACACGGGCACCAAGGGCATGCACATCGCGGTACACGTCCGCTCCGGAAGCCCGAGGTCCCGCGACATGGAGCTCACCACCACGTGCCTCACGGTCATGGTGGCGCGCGACGACGAGGGCACCGCGCTGCCGGTGCCGCCCTGGGTGCCGAGGTCCGAGGAGGACCGGCGGCTCCACGACCACGCCCGGAACCTGTTGCTGATCCGCAGCCGCGCCCCGGGCAGTGTCCTGCCGACGCACCTGCGGCAGCAGGCCGGCTGA
- a CDS encoding alcohol dehydrogenase catalytic domain-containing protein, producing MRAVCFDEFSARPVLRDVPEPLPSPRGVVVRVEATGLCRSDVHGWLGHDDGISLPHVPGHELVGTIAAVGGDVRRFSVGERVTTPFVCACGRCPECVSGNGQVCRDQTQPGFTHWGSFADLVALHDADTNLVAVRDSLDAGAAALLGCRFATSYRGLVHQARLAAGETLLVVGCGGVGLSAVMIGVALGARVIGVDIDGNALARATRFGAVGAVHSAGLSRAAVLDAVRDAAPSGVDVSVDALGREETAAVGILSLRPRGRHVQVGLFPADPVIPMGAVIGKELAVLGSHGMPAHDYPGLLDLVAADRLRPQDLIERRIALDDVPDALVAMADDTSTGGVTVVDLGV from the coding sequence ATGCGTGCCGTCTGCTTCGATGAGTTCTCCGCCCGTCCCGTCCTCCGGGACGTCCCCGAACCCCTTCCGTCGCCGCGCGGCGTCGTCGTCCGCGTCGAGGCCACCGGCCTGTGCCGCAGCGACGTGCACGGCTGGCTGGGGCACGACGACGGCATCAGCCTCCCGCACGTGCCGGGCCACGAACTCGTGGGCACCATCGCGGCGGTGGGCGGGGACGTCCGGCGCTTCTCGGTCGGCGAGCGCGTCACGACGCCGTTCGTGTGCGCCTGCGGGCGCTGCCCCGAATGCGTCTCCGGCAACGGCCAGGTGTGCCGCGACCAGACGCAGCCGGGCTTCACGCACTGGGGCTCCTTCGCGGACCTCGTGGCCCTGCACGACGCCGACACGAACCTCGTCGCCGTCCGCGATTCCCTCGACGCCGGCGCCGCCGCCCTCCTCGGCTGCCGCTTCGCGACGTCGTACCGCGGCCTCGTGCACCAGGCGCGCCTGGCCGCCGGCGAGACCCTCCTCGTGGTCGGTTGCGGCGGCGTGGGTCTGAGCGCCGTCATGATCGGCGTGGCGCTGGGTGCGCGCGTGATCGGCGTGGACATCGACGGGAACGCCCTGGCGCGCGCCACCCGCTTCGGCGCCGTGGGCGCCGTCCATTCGGCAGGGCTCTCCCGGGCCGCCGTCCTCGACGCCGTCCGGGACGCCGCGCCCTCGGGCGTGGACGTGTCCGTCGACGCCCTCGGCCGCGAGGAGACCGCCGCGGTGGGCATCCTGTCGCTGCGCCCGAGGGGCCGCCACGTGCAGGTCGGACTGTTCCCCGCGGACCCCGTGATCCCGATGGGTGCCGTGATCGGGAAGGAGCTCGCCGTCCTCGGCAGCCATGGCATGCCGGCCCACGACTACCCGGGCCTGCTGGACCTCGTGGCCGCCGACCGGCTGCGCCCACAGGATCTCATCGAACGCAGGATCGCCCTCGACGACGTCCCCGACGCCCTGGTCGCGATGGCCGACGACACCTCCACGGGCGGGGTGACCGTCGTCGACCTCGGGGTGTGA
- a CDS encoding MFS transporter: protein MSVSSAKVSTTAPFPYIGLLSLAGAIFVSVTSEFLPTGLLPAMARDLDVGISTAGYLVTIFAGTVVVATTPLAAVTQRFSRKSLIVVVLLVIAVANVLAAIAPTYGVLVAARILGGLAHGLFWAVVAAYSAHLVPAHQLGKAVAITAGGGTAAFVLGVPVGTAIGNALGWRAAFAIIGVVVALLALVIVKFLPPVNHHVERKAGEERVPLRRDPSFRAVILLCTVILILLTGQNTFYTYIAAWLTDVSAFEPGSVALVLFLYGGAGIIGLIGAGYAADRFPRKAFVGVVLMVMAAVLTLALATSNTVVVLIGVIVWGAAFGGIPALLQTRMLRTASFRTRDLSAALQTTAFNIGIGGGALLGGLLLDGVGLDVLPFTMIVIVAVGLALSLATDTVKDRRERHRLRAD, encoded by the coding sequence TTGTCTGTTTCCTCCGCGAAGGTGTCCACCACCGCGCCGTTCCCCTACATCGGGCTGCTGTCCCTCGCCGGGGCGATCTTCGTCTCCGTCACGAGCGAGTTCCTGCCCACCGGCCTCCTGCCGGCCATGGCCCGGGACCTCGACGTCGGGATCTCGACCGCGGGCTATCTCGTGACCATCTTCGCCGGGACGGTCGTCGTCGCCACCACGCCCCTGGCCGCCGTGACGCAGCGGTTCTCCCGCAAGTCCCTGATCGTCGTCGTCCTGCTGGTGATCGCGGTCGCGAACGTGCTCGCGGCGATCGCCCCCACCTACGGCGTGCTCGTGGCCGCGCGCATCCTCGGCGGTCTGGCGCACGGCCTGTTCTGGGCCGTGGTCGCCGCCTACTCCGCGCACCTCGTCCCGGCGCACCAGCTCGGCAAGGCGGTTGCCATCACCGCGGGCGGCGGCACGGCCGCGTTCGTCCTCGGCGTCCCGGTGGGCACCGCGATCGGGAACGCGCTCGGCTGGCGGGCGGCCTTCGCCATCATCGGCGTGGTCGTGGCCCTGCTCGCCCTGGTGATCGTGAAGTTCCTGCCGCCCGTCAACCACCACGTGGAGCGGAAGGCGGGCGAGGAGCGCGTCCCGCTGCGCCGCGACCCGAGTTTCCGCGCCGTCATCCTGCTGTGCACGGTCATCCTGATCCTGCTGACCGGCCAGAACACCTTCTACACCTACATCGCGGCCTGGCTGACCGACGTCTCGGCCTTCGAGCCCGGATCGGTGGCCCTCGTCCTGTTCCTCTACGGCGGCGCGGGCATCATCGGCCTCATCGGCGCCGGCTACGCCGCGGACCGCTTCCCCCGGAAGGCGTTCGTCGGGGTCGTCCTGATGGTCATGGCCGCCGTCCTCACCCTCGCCCTCGCGACCTCCAACACCGTGGTGGTGCTCATCGGCGTCATCGTGTGGGGTGCCGCGTTCGGTGGGATCCCCGCGCTGCTGCAGACCCGCATGCTGCGCACCGCGTCCTTCCGCACGCGCGACCTCTCGGCCGCCCTGCAGACGACGGCGTTCAACATCGGCATCGGCGGTGGCGCCCTTCTCGGCGGGCTCCTGCTGGACGGCGTCGGCCTCGACGTCCTCCCCTTCACGATGATCGTGATCGTCGCGGTGGGCCTGGCCCTGAGCCTTGCGACGGACACCGTCAAGGACCGCCGGGAACGGCACCGGCTGCGCGCGGACTGA
- a CDS encoding thiamine-binding protein — translation MLVAFSVAPSGTSEFSRENPDGSVHDAVAAAVAVVRESGLPNSTDSMFTTIEGEWDEVMAVIKHAAEAAGRYGSRVSLVLKADIRPGRTGELTGKVERLEAALAEQEQFEGHS, via the coding sequence ATGCTCGTAGCCTTCAGCGTCGCCCCGTCCGGAACCTCCGAGTTCTCCCGCGAGAACCCCGACGGGTCGGTGCACGATGCCGTCGCCGCCGCGGTCGCCGTCGTGCGTGAATCGGGCCTGCCGAACTCCACCGACTCGATGTTCACCACCATCGAGGGCGAGTGGGACGAGGTCATGGCCGTGATCAAGCACGCCGCCGAGGCGGCGGGGCGCTACGGGAGCCGCGTGTCCCTCGTGCTCAAGGCGGACATCCGCCCCGGCCGGACGGGAGAGCTGACCGGCAAGGTGGAGCGGCTCGAGGCGGCGCTCGCCGAACAGGAACAGTTCGAGGGCCACTCCTAG
- a CDS encoding GNAT family N-acetyltransferase, which yields MTQPLLTLPYVIRQAGPDDAEAYVSTHVAGLHETYEHIMPPEYHAYYDAELPALIGRRREAFEEAARTPGGARSWLAFDDDGDPVAIATSGPGRDEDRPDFELHHIYTLRSTHGSGLGQRLLDTAIGTRAAYLWILDGNPRAERFYVRNGFAPDGTSMLCGPTWHHRPMFRMHRPDHE from the coding sequence GTGACACAGCCCCTGCTGACGCTGCCCTACGTGATCCGGCAAGCCGGCCCCGACGACGCCGAGGCGTACGTCAGCACCCACGTCGCCGGCCTGCACGAGACGTACGAGCACATCATGCCCCCGGAGTACCACGCGTACTACGACGCCGAACTGCCCGCCCTGATCGGACGACGCCGGGAGGCCTTCGAGGAGGCGGCGCGGACGCCCGGCGGTGCGCGGAGCTGGCTGGCGTTCGACGACGACGGCGACCCGGTGGCCATCGCGACCTCCGGCCCGGGGCGCGACGAGGACCGCCCCGACTTCGAGCTGCACCATATCTACACGCTGCGGTCCACGCACGGCTCGGGCCTCGGGCAGCGACTCCTCGACACGGCCATCGGCACCCGGGCCGCGTATCTCTGGATCCTGGACGGCAACCCGCGGGCCGAGCGCTTCTACGTCCGCAACGGCTTCGCACCCGACGGCACGTCCATGCTCTGCGGACCCACCTGGCACCACCGGCCCATGTTCCGCATGCACCGCCCCGACCACGAGTGA
- a CDS encoding spermidine synthase, translating to MAKPAGPRPEIGEFPIDTGTCELEPDPYSPNGWVLRVNGVPSSHIDLDDPLHLDFEYMHWIASLVDSRWAAQDRLRVLHLGGGACSMARRFAASHPQARQVVVELDGRLAELVRTWFDLPRAPLVRIRVGEARAVTESLSEDSRDLVIRDVFAGAVTPAPLTTSEFTRAAKRVLAADGVYLVNCGDSPNLAMARREAATIAAEFRHTAIIADPAMLKGRRYGNVIIAGSDAPLAEDPGLARELLGGGVPAHLWQDARVRTFAANAQLLTD from the coding sequence ATGGCGAAACCGGCAGGGCCGCGCCCCGAGATCGGCGAGTTCCCGATCGACACCGGGACGTGCGAGCTCGAGCCCGATCCGTACAGCCCGAACGGCTGGGTGCTGCGCGTCAACGGCGTCCCGAGCTCGCACATCGACCTGGACGATCCGCTGCACCTGGACTTCGAGTACATGCACTGGATCGCCTCGCTCGTCGACTCCCGGTGGGCGGCGCAGGACCGTCTGCGGGTGCTGCATCTCGGGGGAGGGGCGTGCTCGATGGCGCGCCGCTTCGCCGCGAGCCATCCCCAGGCCCGGCAGGTCGTCGTCGAGCTCGACGGGCGGCTCGCGGAGCTCGTCCGGACGTGGTTCGACCTGCCGCGCGCACCCCTGGTGCGGATCCGGGTCGGGGAGGCCCGCGCCGTGACGGAATCCCTCAGCGAGGACAGCCGGGATCTCGTCATCCGGGACGTCTTCGCGGGGGCTGTCACGCCGGCGCCACTGACGACGTCGGAGTTCACCCGCGCGGCCAAGCGCGTGCTCGCGGCCGACGGCGTGTACCTCGTCAACTGCGGCGACAGCCCCAACCTGGCGATGGCCCGGCGCGAGGCCGCGACGATCGCCGCAGAATTCAGGCACACCGCCATCATCGCCGACCCGGCGATGCTCAAGGGCAGGCGCTACGGCAACGTGATCATCGCCGGCAGCGACGCCCCCCTGGCCGAGGACCCCGGACTGGCCCGTGAACTGCTCGGCGGGGGAGTGCCCGCGCACCTCTGGCAGGACGCCCGCGTGAGGACCTTCGCCGCGAACGCGCAGCTCCTCACGGACTGA
- a CDS encoding LysR family transcriptional regulator, with the protein MSDPNAQDLVVLLAVAQSGRFTTAGESLGLNHTTVSRRIAALEKALGGRVLSRGSGGWELTDLGRRAADAAAAVAEAVARLGDDDGALSGVVRMSATDGFSAFIAAPAFARLRAANPLLRIEIVTATRRASQTRTGLDFEVVVGEPQVHRAEAERLGTYVLGLYASREYLGAHGAPATLEEAADHQLVYFIDAMLQVDSLDAPRRLLPTMRDALSSTNVFVHVEATRAGAGLGLLPCFMADRHSDLVRLLPDDVAEELDYWLVVRADALRQPAIAAVVDALRHATAAMEPQLLGRG; encoded by the coding sequence ATGTCCGACCCCAATGCCCAGGATCTCGTGGTGTTGCTGGCCGTCGCCCAGAGCGGGCGCTTCACCACGGCCGGTGAGTCGCTGGGACTGAACCACACCACGGTGTCCCGGCGGATCGCGGCCCTGGAGAAGGCGCTCGGCGGGCGGGTGCTCTCGCGCGGCAGCGGCGGATGGGAACTGACCGACCTGGGCCGTCGCGCGGCGGACGCGGCAGCCGCCGTGGCCGAGGCCGTCGCCCGGCTGGGCGATGACGACGGTGCGCTCTCGGGCGTGGTGCGGATGAGTGCCACGGACGGGTTCAGCGCGTTCATCGCCGCTCCCGCCTTCGCCCGGCTCCGGGCCGCCAACCCCCTGCTGCGCATCGAGATCGTCACCGCGACGCGCCGCGCCTCGCAGACCCGGACGGGCCTCGACTTCGAGGTGGTGGTCGGCGAACCGCAGGTACACCGCGCGGAGGCGGAACGGCTGGGCACCTACGTCCTCGGGCTGTATGCGTCCAGGGAGTACCTCGGAGCGCACGGCGCGCCGGCCACGCTCGAGGAGGCCGCGGACCATCAGCTCGTGTATTTCATCGACGCGATGCTGCAGGTGGACAGCCTCGACGCACCCCGGCGGCTCCTGCCCACCATGCGCGACGCCCTGAGTTCGACCAACGTCTTCGTCCACGTGGAGGCCACCCGGGCCGGCGCGGGGCTCGGCCTGCTGCCCTGCTTCATGGCCGACCGTCACTCCGACCTCGTGCGGCTGCTCCCCGACGACGTCGCGGAGGAGCTCGACTACTGGCTCGTGGTGCGGGCGGACGCGCTGCGCCAGCCGGCGATCGCCGCCGTCGTCGACGCCCTGAGGCACGCGACCGCGGCCATGGAGCCGCAGCTCCTGGGCCGCGGCTGA
- a CDS encoding MFS transporter codes for MSVNQRSSTPNNQQDDGTSGETSGLKRIVGAAMVGTVVEWYEFFLYATAASLVFGTFFFPNAGSELDGIIAAFLTYAVGFVARPLGGIVFGQIGDKLGRKHTLQVTIILVGVATFLMGCLPGFNTIGYWAPALLVILRFIQGFAVGGEWGGAVLLVAEHSPNRSRGFWSSWPQAAVPVGNLLATLVLLGMSWILPQDEFLSWGWRVAFWASAIIVVIGYYIRTHVSEAPIFLEAREKIESEKAVSYGVLEVVKRYPKGVLGAMGLRFAENILYYIIVSFTIVYLKTVHQYDTSQLLLALLIAHVVHFLVIPQVGRLSDAFGRKPVYLVGVVLGATWAFFAFPMFDTLNPFLIILAVTIGLVFHAFMYAGQPAIMSEMFPTRMRYSGVSLGYQVTSILAGSLAPIIATALLQEYGSWVPVAIYLVIACGITLVAVLTLKETRGASLREVDAEDARRHGLDEQPTGQAKP; via the coding sequence ATGAGCGTCAATCAGCGCTCCAGTACCCCGAACAACCAGCAAGACGACGGAACATCCGGCGAGACATCAGGCCTCAAGCGGATCGTCGGAGCCGCCATGGTGGGGACGGTGGTCGAGTGGTATGAGTTCTTCCTCTACGCCACGGCGGCGAGCCTGGTCTTCGGGACCTTCTTCTTCCCCAACGCCGGCTCCGAGCTCGACGGCATCATCGCGGCCTTCCTCACGTACGCCGTCGGCTTCGTGGCGCGGCCGCTCGGAGGGATCGTCTTCGGCCAGATCGGCGACAAGCTCGGACGCAAGCACACGCTCCAGGTCACCATCATCCTCGTCGGTGTCGCCACCTTCCTCATGGGGTGCCTCCCCGGGTTCAACACGATCGGCTACTGGGCTCCGGCGCTGCTGGTGATCCTGCGCTTCATCCAGGGCTTCGCCGTCGGCGGGGAGTGGGGCGGCGCCGTGCTCCTCGTCGCCGAGCACAGCCCCAACCGGTCCCGCGGGTTCTGGTCCAGCTGGCCGCAGGCAGCCGTCCCGGTGGGCAACCTCCTCGCGACGCTCGTCCTGCTGGGCATGAGCTGGATCCTGCCGCAGGACGAGTTCCTCAGCTGGGGCTGGCGCGTGGCCTTCTGGGCCTCCGCGATCATCGTGGTGATCGGCTACTACATCCGCACGCACGTCAGCGAGGCGCCGATCTTCCTCGAGGCTCGCGAGAAGATCGAATCCGAGAAGGCGGTCAGCTACGGCGTCCTCGAAGTGGTCAAGCGGTACCCCAAGGGGGTCCTCGGGGCCATGGGGCTGCGGTTCGCCGAGAACATCCTCTACTACATCATCGTCAGCTTCACGATCGTCTACCTCAAGACCGTGCACCAGTACGACACCTCGCAGCTCCTCCTGGCCCTCCTGATCGCACACGTCGTCCACTTCCTCGTCATCCCGCAGGTGGGCAGGCTCTCGGACGCCTTCGGCCGCAAGCCGGTCTACCTCGTCGGGGTGGTCCTCGGTGCCACGTGGGCGTTCTTCGCCTTCCCGATGTTCGACACCCTGAACCCCTTCCTGATCATCCTGGCGGTCACGATCGGCCTCGTCTTCCACGCCTTCATGTACGCCGGCCAGCCGGCCATCATGTCGGAGATGTTCCCCACGCGCATGCGCTACTCCGGCGTCTCCCTGGGCTACCAGGTGACCTCGATCCTCGCGGGGTCCCTCGCGCCGATCATCGCGACGGCCCTCCTGCAGGAATACGGCAGCTGGGTTCCCGTGGCCATCTATCTCGTGATCGCCTGCGGGATCACCCTCGTCGCGGTCCTGACCCTGAAGGAGACCCGCGGCGCCTCCCTGCGCGAGGTCGACGCCGAGGATGCGCGCCGCCACGGACTGGACGAGCAGCCCACAGGACAGGCCAAGCCATGA
- a CDS encoding 3-hydroxybutyrate dehydrogenase: MSTTAAQPAPALTAGPLSGRRALVTGGASGIGAACARVLAGRGAHVVVADRDEAGAEDLAADLGGDAWAVDLLDTGVLETLTLETDILVNNAGIQTVSPLEEFDPEDFRRIQRLMVEVPFLLIRAALPGMYARGFGRIINVSSVHGLRASPFKAAYVTAKHGLEGLSKVTALEGGAHGVTSNCVNPGYVRTPLVEHQLVDQARVHGISEEEVLEKIMLTEAAIKRLVEPEEVASLVAWLAGDDAGMVTGSSYVMDGGWSAR; the protein is encoded by the coding sequence ATGAGCACGACGGCGGCCCAGCCGGCTCCGGCCCTGACGGCGGGTCCCCTGTCCGGCCGACGGGCACTGGTCACGGGCGGTGCGAGCGGCATCGGCGCGGCCTGCGCGCGGGTGCTCGCCGGACGCGGGGCGCACGTCGTGGTCGCGGACCGGGACGAGGCCGGTGCCGAAGACCTGGCCGCGGACCTCGGCGGCGATGCGTGGGCGGTGGACCTCCTCGACACAGGCGTCCTCGAGACGCTGACGCTCGAGACGGACATCCTCGTGAACAACGCCGGGATCCAGACCGTGAGCCCCCTCGAGGAGTTCGATCCCGAGGACTTCCGCCGCATCCAGCGGCTGATGGTCGAGGTGCCGTTCCTCCTCATCCGCGCCGCGCTCCCGGGGATGTACGCGCGCGGCTTCGGCCGGATCATCAACGTCTCCTCGGTCCACGGACTGCGGGCCTCGCCGTTCAAGGCCGCCTACGTTACGGCCAAGCACGGCCTCGAGGGGCTCTCCAAGGTCACCGCCCTCGAGGGCGGCGCCCACGGCGTCACGAGCAACTGCGTCAACCCGGGCTACGTCCGCACGCCGCTGGTCGAGCACCAGCTGGTGGACCAGGCCCGCGTGCACGGCATCAGCGAGGAGGAGGTCCTCGAGAAGATCATGCTCACCGAGGCCGCGATCAAGCGGCTCGTGGAACCGGAGGAGGTCGCCTCGCTCGTCGCGTGGCTGGCGGGCGACGACGCCGGGATGGTCACCGGGTCCTCCTACGTCATGGACGGTGGCTGGTCCGCCCGCTGA